The Lycium ferocissimum isolate CSIRO_LF1 chromosome 10, AGI_CSIRO_Lferr_CH_V1, whole genome shotgun sequence genome window below encodes:
- the LOC132035362 gene encoding vesicle-fusing ATPase-like, protein MKSLGVGGLGNQLKDVFFKLVVPRFMPADFTREIRYKHQQGLIIHGPPGTGKTLVARAISKILNGKLQVVRGPELFNQFVGTTERQIRDIFSSAIKDFREKGTESPLHVIVIDELDSIARERGTNSSDTIADRVVNQLLTMIDGYSGLHNILLVGTTNRLELIDKALLRPGRFDLHLKVGLPDREGRLEILRIIVKRMQWAGTLGPDVDLPAIAGLTDGFSGADLEALIQTAFSRAMNRYVQPNIAKTKWEDIKIVQLDIERAIYELTSQREGIQRPES, encoded by the exons ATGAAATCTCTGGGAGTTGGAGGACTAGGGAATCAGCTCAAAGATGTCTTCTTCAAGCTAGTTGTCCCTCGCTTTATGCCGGCGGATTTTACAAGAGA GATTCGCTACAAACATCAACAAGGCTTAATTATCCATGGACCACCTGGAACAGGGAAAACCTTGGTAGCACGAGCCATATCGAAAATTCTCAACGGAAAGCTACAG GTTGTGAGAGGTCCCGAGCTGTTTAATCAATTTGTCGGAACAACTGAGCGCCAGATAAGAGATATTTTCAGTTCAGCCATTAAAGATTTTAGAGAGAAAG GTACCGAAAGTCCTCTTCATGTGATAGTCATTGATGAACTAGATTCCATTGCAAGG GAAAGAGGAACAAATTCGTCAGACACAATAGCTGATAGGGTTGTGAATCAATTATTGACAATG ATTGATGGTTATAGTGGCTTACACAACATCTTGCTTGTTGGGACAACAAATAGGCTAGAGTTGATTGATAAGGCGTTGCTGAG GCCGGGAAGATTTGATTTGCACCTGAAAGTAGGTCTTCCAGATAGAGAGGGGCGATTGGAAATTCTGAGAATTATTGTAAAAAGAATGCAATGGGCAGGCACATTAGGTCCAGATGTGGACCTCCCAGCAATTG CTGGATTAACAGATGGATTTAGTGGAGCTGACCTTGAGGCGTTGATCCAGACAGCATTCTCCCGTGCTATGAATCGATATGTGCAACCGAATATAGCTAAAACCAAATGGGAAGATATTAAAATTGTGCAGCTGGATATTGAGAGGGCAATTTATGAACTTACATCGCAAAG AGAAGGAATTCAACGACCAGAGTCTTGA